The Rhodococcus sp. X156 genome window below encodes:
- a CDS encoding ABC transporter ATP-binding protein, producing MRGAMQAAEPRKKVERATVRRVWDFAKPHRRAMSWLLVVTVASAIIAVLTPLLAGRVVNVIVGREGLTTIVVIAIVIAVLAVVDAGLSLAERWQASRIGEGLILDLRRAVFTHVQRMPVAFFTRTRTGALVSRLNNDVIGAQRAFTSTLSGLVTNVVQLVLTVAVMLTLSWQVTLLALLLLPVFVVPARRMGSKMAGLQREAADLNAGMTNQMTERFSAPGATLVKLFGRPDREAAEFGDRAARVRDIGVRTAMVSRVFLTSLTLVSALAQALVYGLGGYLAYTGAINAGAVVSLALLLTRLYGPLTALANAQVDVMSALVSFERVFEVLDLPLTITESPNARALPSGPLSVELRDVRFSYPPASAVSLASLEDVAVLDARGGQEVLHGISLRAEAGQLVALVGSSGAGKSTIASLIARLYDVDSGAVLIGDQDVRDTTFASLRGAIGVVTQDGHLFHDTLAANLRYADPEATDEQLWHAVRRARLEPLVRALPDGLGTVVGERGYRFSGGERQRLTIARLLLAQPRVVVLDEATAHLDSESEHAVQAALTEALHGRTAIVIAHRLSTIRNADTIAVVEDGRIVEHGSHEVLLARGGRYAALYEGKFSTTSGTEIGG from the coding sequence ATGCGCGGCGCGATGCAGGCCGCCGAACCCCGCAAGAAGGTGGAGCGGGCCACGGTCCGGCGGGTGTGGGACTTCGCCAAGCCGCACCGGCGGGCCATGTCCTGGCTGCTGGTGGTGACGGTGGCCTCGGCAATCATCGCCGTGCTCACGCCGCTGCTGGCCGGGCGGGTGGTCAACGTCATCGTCGGGCGCGAGGGCCTGACCACCATCGTGGTGATCGCCATCGTGATCGCGGTGCTGGCCGTGGTCGACGCGGGGCTGAGCCTGGCCGAGCGCTGGCAGGCCTCCCGCATCGGTGAGGGCCTCATCCTGGACCTGCGCCGAGCGGTGTTCACCCACGTGCAGCGGATGCCGGTGGCGTTCTTCACCCGCACTCGCACCGGGGCGCTGGTCTCCCGGCTGAACAACGACGTGATCGGCGCCCAGCGGGCCTTCACCTCCACCCTGTCCGGCCTGGTCACCAACGTGGTGCAACTGGTGCTCACGGTGGCCGTCATGCTCACCTTGTCCTGGCAGGTGACGCTGCTGGCCCTGCTGCTGCTGCCGGTGTTCGTCGTCCCCGCCCGGCGGATGGGGTCGAAGATGGCTGGGCTGCAGCGGGAGGCAGCCGACCTCAACGCCGGCATGACCAACCAGATGACGGAGCGCTTCTCCGCTCCCGGCGCCACGTTGGTCAAGCTCTTCGGCCGCCCGGACCGCGAGGCCGCCGAGTTCGGCGACCGGGCCGCGCGCGTGCGCGACATCGGGGTGCGCACGGCCATGGTCAGCCGGGTCTTCCTCACCTCGCTCACGCTGGTCTCCGCGCTGGCGCAGGCGCTGGTCTACGGCCTCGGCGGCTACCTGGCCTACACCGGCGCGATCAACGCCGGTGCGGTGGTCAGCCTGGCCCTGCTGCTCACCCGCCTCTACGGGCCGCTGACCGCGCTGGCCAACGCCCAGGTGGACGTGATGTCGGCGCTGGTCAGCTTCGAGCGGGTCTTCGAGGTGCTGGACCTGCCGCTGACCATCACCGAGTCGCCGAACGCCCGCGCGCTGCCCAGCGGACCGCTGTCGGTGGAGCTGCGCGACGTGCGCTTCTCCTACCCCCCGGCCAGCGCGGTGTCGCTGGCCTCGCTGGAGGACGTGGCGGTGCTCGACGCCCGCGGGGGCCAGGAGGTGCTGCACGGCATCTCCCTCCGCGCCGAGGCCGGGCAGCTGGTGGCCCTGGTGGGCTCCTCCGGTGCCGGCAAGTCCACCATTGCCTCGCTCATCGCCCGGCTCTACGACGTGGACTCCGGCGCGGTGCTCATCGGCGACCAGGACGTCCGCGACACCACCTTCGCCTCCCTGCGCGGCGCCATCGGCGTGGTCACCCAGGACGGCCACCTGTTCCACGACACGCTGGCCGCCAACCTGCGCTACGCCGACCCCGAGGCCACCGACGAGCAGCTGTGGCACGCCGTGCGCCGGGCCCGGCTGGAGCCGCTGGTGCGGGCGCTGCCCGACGGGCTGGGCACCGTGGTGGGCGAGCGCGGGTACCGGTTCTCCGGCGGCGAGCGCCAGCGGCTGACCATCGCCCGGCTGCTGCTGGCCCAGCCGCGGGTGGTGGTGCTGGACGAGGCCACCGCACACCTGGACTCCGAGTCCGAGCACGCCGTGCAGGCGGCTCTCACCGAGGCGCTGCACGGGCGCACCGCCATCGTCATCGCCCACCGGCTGAGCACCATCCGCAACGCCGACACCATCGCGGTGGTGGAGGACGGGCGGATCGTGGAGCACGGCAGCCACGAGGTGCTGCTGGCGAGGGGCGGGCGCTACGCCGCGCTGTACGAGGGAAAGTTCTCCACCACCAGCGGCACCGAGATCGGCGGGTAG
- a CDS encoding ABC-F family ATP-binding cassette domain-containing protein: MITATDLEIRAGARTLLSVPGSGLRIQPGDRIGLVGRNGAGKTTTMRVLAGEGEPYAGTVVRSGEMGYLPQDPREGDLSITAKDRVLSARGLDQLLRDLEKQQATMAELVDGKQLDAAVRRYGVLEDSFSSRGGYAAESEAARICANLGLADRILVQPLSTLSGGQRRRVELARILFAASDGSGGRSGTTLLLDEPTNHLDADSITWLRGFLQQHEGGLVVISHDVELLADVVNRVWFLDAVRSEVDIYNMTWKRYLDARATDEQRRRRERANAEKKAGALRVQAAKMGAKATKAVAAQNMAKRADKLLAGLDDVRVSDKVAKIRFPEPAPCGKTPLMAKNLTKVYGSLEIFTGVDLAIDKGSRVVVLGFNGAGKTTLLRMLAGTETPDAGEIEPGHGLKLGYFAQEHETLDHDATVWENIRHAAPDTDATSLRSLLGAFLFSGDQLEQPAGTLSGGEKTRLALAGLVSSAANVLLLDEPTNNLDPVSREQVLDALRSYTGAVVLVTHDPGAVEALEPERVILLPDGSEDHWSQEYLELVQLA; encoded by the coding sequence TTGATCACCGCAACCGATCTTGAGATTCGCGCTGGTGCGCGGACACTGCTGTCCGTGCCTGGTTCGGGGTTGCGCATCCAGCCCGGCGACCGCATCGGCCTGGTCGGCCGCAACGGTGCGGGCAAGACCACCACCATGCGAGTGCTGGCCGGCGAGGGCGAGCCCTACGCGGGCACCGTGGTCCGGTCCGGGGAGATGGGCTACCTGCCCCAGGACCCCCGCGAGGGTGACCTGTCGATCACCGCCAAGGACCGGGTGCTCTCCGCCCGCGGGCTGGACCAGCTGCTGCGCGACCTGGAGAAGCAGCAGGCCACCATGGCCGAGCTGGTGGACGGCAAGCAGCTCGACGCTGCCGTGCGTCGCTACGGCGTGCTGGAGGACAGCTTCTCCTCCCGCGGGGGCTATGCCGCGGAGAGCGAGGCCGCGCGGATCTGCGCCAACCTCGGACTGGCCGACCGCATCCTCGTCCAGCCGCTGAGCACCCTCTCCGGTGGTCAGCGCCGCCGGGTCGAGCTGGCCCGCATCCTCTTCGCCGCCTCCGACGGCAGCGGCGGGCGCTCGGGCACCACACTGCTGCTGGACGAGCCCACCAACCACCTCGACGCCGACTCCATCACCTGGCTGCGCGGCTTCCTGCAGCAGCACGAGGGTGGGCTCGTGGTGATCAGCCACGACGTGGAGCTGCTCGCCGACGTCGTCAACCGGGTCTGGTTCCTGGACGCGGTGCGCAGCGAGGTCGACATCTACAACATGACGTGGAAGCGCTACCTCGACGCGCGCGCCACCGACGAGCAGCGCCGCCGCCGCGAGCGGGCCAACGCCGAGAAGAAGGCCGGCGCGCTGCGCGTGCAGGCCGCCAAGATGGGGGCCAAGGCCACCAAGGCCGTCGCCGCGCAGAACATGGCCAAGCGCGCCGACAAGCTCCTCGCGGGTCTGGACGACGTGCGGGTGAGCGACAAGGTGGCCAAGATCCGCTTCCCCGAGCCCGCCCCGTGCGGCAAGACGCCCCTGATGGCCAAGAACCTGACCAAGGTCTACGGCTCGCTGGAGATCTTCACCGGCGTGGACCTGGCCATCGACAAGGGCAGCCGAGTGGTGGTGCTGGGCTTCAACGGCGCCGGCAAGACCACCCTGCTGCGCATGCTGGCCGGCACGGAGACTCCCGACGCCGGCGAGATCGAGCCGGGCCACGGCCTCAAGCTGGGCTACTTCGCCCAGGAGCACGAGACGCTCGACCACGACGCCACGGTGTGGGAGAACATCCGCCACGCCGCGCCGGACACCGACGCGACCTCGCTGCGCAGCCTGCTCGGCGCCTTCCTGTTCAGCGGCGACCAGCTGGAGCAGCCGGCCGGCACGCTCTCCGGTGGTGAGAAGACCCGCCTGGCGCTGGCCGGGCTGGTGTCCTCGGCGGCCAACGTGCTGCTGCTGGACGAGCCCACCAACAACCTCGACCCGGTCTCCCGCGAGCAGGTGCTCGACGCCCTGCGCAGCTACACCGGTGCCGTGGTGCTGGTCACCCACGACCCTGGTGCCGTGGAGGCGCTGGAGCCGGAGCGGGTCATCCTGCTGCCGGACGGCTCCGAGGACCACTGGTCACAGGAGTACCTGGAGCTCGTGCAGCTCGCCTGA
- a CDS encoding SDR family oxidoreductase, giving the protein MTTASLPPQDLAGRTALITGASRGIGLGIAAELLSRGANVTITARKADQLEVAGKQLVEGGSPAVDLGPRVLTVAGNAGSADSRAEAVARTVETFGSLDILVNNTGINPVFGALMDADLDGVRKIFDVNVVAALGFVQEAYKAWMGEHGGNVVNIASVAGIRSSGVISAYGASKAALIRLTEELAWQLGPSIRVNAVAPAVVKTKFAEALYAAGEEEAASGYPMKRLGEPEDVAKLVGFLVSDAASWITGDTIRVDGGSLATG; this is encoded by the coding sequence ATGACCACTGCCTCTCTCCCGCCCCAGGACCTCGCCGGGCGCACCGCGCTCATCACCGGGGCCAGCCGGGGCATCGGCCTCGGCATCGCCGCCGAGCTGCTCTCCCGTGGCGCCAACGTCACCATCACCGCGCGCAAGGCCGACCAGCTCGAGGTGGCCGGCAAGCAGCTGGTGGAGGGCGGCAGCCCCGCGGTGGACCTGGGCCCGCGCGTGCTCACCGTGGCCGGCAACGCCGGCAGCGCCGACTCCCGGGCGGAGGCGGTGGCCCGCACCGTGGAGACCTTCGGGTCGCTGGACATCCTGGTGAACAACACTGGCATCAACCCCGTGTTCGGCGCGCTGATGGACGCCGACCTCGACGGCGTCCGCAAGATCTTCGACGTCAACGTGGTGGCCGCGCTCGGCTTCGTGCAGGAGGCGTACAAGGCGTGGATGGGTGAGCACGGCGGCAACGTGGTCAACATCGCCAGCGTCGCCGGTATTCGCTCCTCCGGGGTGATCTCCGCCTACGGCGCCTCCAAGGCGGCCCTGATCCGCCTCACCGAGGAGCTGGCCTGGCAGCTGGGCCCGTCCATCCGCGTCAACGCCGTCGCCCCGGCCGTGGTCAAGACCAAGTTCGCCGAGGCGCTCTACGCCGCCGGCGAGGAGGAAGCAGCGTCCGGCTACCCGATGAAGCGACTGGGTGAGCCCGAGGACGTGGCCAAGCTGGTCGGCTTCCTGGTCTCCGACGCTGCGTCCTGGATCACCGGCGACACCATCCGCGTGGACGGCGGCTCGCTGGCCACCGGCTGA
- a CDS encoding lycopene cyclase family protein: MTPPTEAGTAAISADVLVLGLGPAGRAVASACAAAGLDVAAVDPHPDAPWSSTYGAWADELVSPVPRVATIARPTAWSTRAHHLHRAYTVLDSPGLQQSLHLTGVRVHQGAARPDARALTDGTALHARVVLDARGAPAAGRTQQTAYGVVVDAALAEAATGGLDALFMDWRTDHGADLGTHPTFLYAVPVGGGRVLLEETSLAARPGLGMDELARRLRARLAARGVRLTGAEPVERVRFALDTPLPVREWAGRPPGVVRLGAAAPLVHPASGYSVAAALRLGPVLAQALAAGAEAPQLQQLVWPARARAVHALRLRGLRTLLSLAPPQVPEFFAAFLDLPPHHQQAYLSGREDLAGTAAAMRATLAALSPPMRKALLRGALLG; this comes from the coding sequence GTGACGCCCCCCACCGAGGCCGGCACCGCGGCGATCAGTGCTGACGTGCTGGTGCTCGGCCTCGGTCCGGCGGGGCGGGCGGTGGCCAGCGCGTGTGCCGCGGCCGGCCTGGACGTCGCCGCGGTGGACCCGCACCCGGACGCACCCTGGTCGAGCACCTACGGCGCGTGGGCCGACGAGCTGGTCTCCCCGGTGCCCCGGGTGGCGACCATCGCCCGGCCCACCGCGTGGAGCACCCGGGCGCACCACCTGCACCGGGCGTACACGGTGCTCGACAGCCCCGGCCTGCAGCAGTCGTTGCACCTGACCGGCGTCCGGGTGCACCAGGGAGCCGCACGCCCGGACGCGCGGGCGCTCACCGACGGCACCGCCCTGCACGCCCGGGTGGTGCTGGACGCCCGTGGCGCTCCGGCAGCCGGACGCACGCAGCAGACCGCCTACGGGGTGGTGGTGGACGCCGCCCTCGCCGAGGCCGCCACCGGCGGGCTGGACGCGCTGTTCATGGACTGGCGCACCGACCACGGCGCGGACCTCGGCACGCACCCCACCTTCCTGTACGCGGTGCCAGTCGGCGGCGGGCGGGTGCTGCTGGAGGAGACCTCGCTGGCGGCGCGGCCCGGCCTGGGCATGGACGAGCTGGCCCGGCGGCTGCGGGCGCGGCTGGCCGCCCGCGGGGTGCGGCTCACCGGCGCCGAGCCGGTGGAGCGGGTGCGGTTCGCGCTGGACACCCCGCTGCCCGTCCGCGAGTGGGCCGGGCGTCCGCCGGGCGTGGTGCGCCTGGGTGCCGCCGCTCCCCTGGTGCACCCGGCCAGCGGCTACAGCGTGGCTGCCGCGCTGCGGCTGGGCCCGGTGCTGGCCCAGGCCCTGGCCGCGGGGGCAGAGGCACCCCAGCTGCAGCAGCTGGTGTGGCCGGCGCGGGCCCGGGCCGTGCACGCGCTGCGGCTGCGGGGGCTGCGCACGCTGCTGTCGCTGGCACCGCCGCAGGTGCCGGAGTTCTTCGCGGCCTTCCTGGACCTGCCGCCTCACCACCAGCAGGCGTACCTGTCGGGGCGAGAGGACCTGGCGGGCACCGCCGCCGCCATGCGGGCCACCCTTGCTGCCCTGTCCCCGCCCATGCGCAAGGCCCTGCTGCGCGGGGCGCTCCTCGGATGA
- a CDS encoding metal-sulfur cluster assembly factor: protein MSETDTAVQTNTVSEAGTVAEAAGATDPRAGRTAADLDAAAAPAAADSSAAEPSADLPSLEDLEEAMRDVVDPELGINVVDLGLVYDIRVDADRVATVDMTLTSAACPLTDVIEAQARTALTEGGMCSDLKINWVWMPPWGPDKINEDGREQLRALGFTV, encoded by the coding sequence ATGAGCGAGACCGACACCGCGGTGCAGACCAACACCGTTTCTGAGGCCGGCACCGTGGCCGAGGCGGCCGGCGCGACCGACCCCCGGGCCGGCCGCACCGCGGCCGACCTGGATGCTGCGGCCGCTCCGGCCGCAGCGGATTCCAGTGCGGCCGAGCCCAGTGCCGACCTGCCCTCCCTGGAGGACCTGGAGGAGGCCATGCGCGACGTGGTCGACCCCGAGCTCGGCATCAACGTGGTGGACCTCGGGCTGGTGTACGACATTCGTGTCGACGCCGACCGGGTGGCCACCGTGGACATGACGCTGACCTCGGCGGCCTGCCCGCTGACCGACGTGATCGAGGCGCAGGCCCGCACCGCGCTCACCGAGGGCGGCATGTGCTCCGACCTGAAGATCAACTGGGTCTGGATGCCGCCGTGGGGCCCGGACAAGATCAACGAGGACGGCCGGGAGCAGCTGCGCGCCCTGGGCTTCACCGTCTAG
- the sufU gene encoding Fe-S cluster assembly sulfur transfer protein SufU gives MQMEQMYQQVILDHYKHPHGRGLREPYGAEVHHVNPTCGDEITLRVALSEDGQVVADISYDGEGCSISQASTSVLTDLVTGTRVDEAMSTLRAFSEMVGSRGTVAGDEDVLGDGVAFAGVSKYPARVKCALLGWMAFKDAVSQVVDAKSAPEDASSNEGVTR, from the coding sequence GTGCAGATGGAGCAGATGTACCAGCAGGTCATCCTGGACCACTACAAGCACCCGCACGGCCGCGGTCTGCGGGAGCCCTACGGCGCCGAGGTTCACCACGTGAACCCCACCTGCGGGGACGAGATCACCCTGCGGGTGGCGTTGTCGGAGGACGGGCAGGTGGTGGCGGACATCTCCTACGACGGCGAGGGCTGCTCCATCAGCCAGGCCTCCACCTCCGTGCTCACCGACCTGGTGACCGGCACGCGGGTGGACGAGGCCATGTCCACCCTCCGCGCGTTCAGCGAGATGGTGGGCAGCCGTGGCACCGTGGCGGGTGACGAGGACGTGCTGGGCGACGGCGTGGCCTTCGCCGGAGTGTCGAAGTACCCGGCGCGGGTGAAGTGCGCGCTGCTGGGCTGGATGGCTTTCAAGGACGCCGTGTCCCAGGTGGTGGACGCCAAGTCCGCGCCCGAGGACGCGAGCTCGAACGAAGGAGTGACCCGATGA
- a CDS encoding cysteine desulfurase produces MTAVAAHGNDAAPALDVARIREDFPILARTVRDGKPLVYLDSGATAHRPLQVLDAEREFLLTCNSAVHRGAHQLAEEATDAYESARARLADFVGARPGELVFTKNATESLNLVAHTLGDDRFTGRTVGPGDEVVVTRMEHHANLVPWQELCRRTGATLRWYEVTPEGRLDLDSLQLTERTKVVAFTHQSNVLGTVPPVAELVARARAVGALTVLDACQSVPHGPVDLHALDVDYAAFSGHKMLGPSGVGVLYGRASLLEQMPPFITGGSMIETVEMTGSTYAPAPQRFEAGVPMTSQAIGLGAAVDYLSALGMDAVAAHERRLTEAALAGLGELAGVRVVGPTTTDQRGGAVSFVVDGVHAHDVGQILDDEGVAVRVGHHCAWPLHKHLGVTATVRASFALYNTEAEVDALVAAVRRAQSFFGVGS; encoded by the coding sequence ATGACGGCGGTCGCGGCGCACGGCAACGACGCCGCGCCCGCGCTCGACGTGGCCCGGATCCGGGAGGACTTCCCGATCCTGGCCCGCACCGTCCGGGACGGTAAGCCGCTGGTGTACCTGGACTCCGGGGCCACCGCGCACCGCCCGCTGCAGGTGCTCGACGCCGAGCGGGAGTTCCTGCTCACCTGCAACTCGGCGGTGCACCGCGGTGCGCACCAGCTGGCCGAGGAGGCCACTGACGCCTACGAGTCCGCCCGGGCCCGCCTTGCCGACTTCGTCGGGGCGCGCCCGGGCGAGCTGGTGTTCACCAAGAACGCCACCGAGTCGCTCAACCTGGTCGCCCACACCCTCGGCGACGACCGGTTCACCGGTCGCACCGTGGGTCCGGGCGACGAGGTGGTCGTCACCCGGATGGAGCACCACGCCAACCTGGTGCCCTGGCAGGAGCTGTGCCGACGCACCGGCGCCACCCTGCGCTGGTACGAGGTGACGCCGGAGGGCCGCCTGGACCTGGACTCGCTGCAGCTCACCGAGCGCACCAAGGTCGTCGCCTTCACCCACCAGTCCAACGTGCTGGGCACGGTGCCGCCGGTGGCCGAGCTGGTCGCCCGCGCTCGCGCGGTGGGTGCGCTCACCGTGCTCGACGCCTGCCAGTCGGTGCCGCACGGCCCGGTCGACCTGCACGCCCTGGACGTGGACTACGCCGCGTTCTCCGGCCACAAGATGCTCGGCCCCTCCGGCGTCGGCGTGCTCTACGGCCGGGCGTCGCTGCTGGAGCAGATGCCCCCGTTCATCACCGGGGGATCGATGATCGAGACCGTGGAGATGACCGGCTCCACCTACGCGCCTGCCCCGCAGCGGTTCGAGGCCGGGGTGCCGATGACCTCGCAGGCCATCGGGCTGGGTGCCGCGGTGGACTACCTCAGCGCCCTGGGCATGGACGCCGTGGCTGCCCACGAGCGCCGGCTCACCGAGGCGGCGCTGGCTGGGCTGGGTGAGCTGGCGGGAGTCCGCGTCGTCGGGCCCACCACCACCGACCAGCGGGGCGGGGCGGTGTCGTTCGTGGTGGACGGCGTGCACGCCCACGACGTCGGCCAGATCCTGGACGACGAGGGCGTCGCCGTGCGGGTGGGACACCACTGCGCGTGGCCGCTGCACAAGCACCTCGGCGTCACCGCCACCGTGCGGGCGTCGTTCGCGCTGTACAACACCGAGGCCGAGGTGGACGCGCTGGTGGCCGCCGTGCGCCGCGCGCAGTCGTTCTTCGGCGTGGGGAGCTGA
- the sufC gene encoding Fe-S cluster assembly ATPase SufC, which produces MSTLEIRDLHVSVNTGDAAEPTKQILRGVNLTVRSGETHAIMGPNGSGKSTLSYAIAGHPKYEVTSGSITLDGEDVLAMSVDERARAGLFLAMQYPVEVPGVSMSNFLRTSVTSTRGEAPKLRHWVKEVKSAMADLDIQPEFAERSVNEGFSGGEKKRHEILQLALLKPKIAILDETDSGLDVDALRIVSDGVNRYKADNDGGVLLITHYTRILKHITPDYVHVFSGGRVVESGGPELADELETNGYVRFTNADKAEAAAVLTANQQDVTV; this is translated from the coding sequence ATGTCCACCCTGGAGATCCGCGACCTGCACGTCAGCGTGAACACCGGTGACGCCGCAGAGCCGACCAAGCAGATCCTGCGCGGGGTCAACCTCACCGTCCGCTCCGGCGAGACGCACGCCATCATGGGGCCCAACGGCTCCGGCAAGTCGACCCTGTCCTACGCCATCGCCGGCCACCCCAAGTACGAGGTGACCTCCGGCTCCATCACCCTCGACGGTGAGGACGTGCTGGCGATGAGCGTGGACGAGCGCGCCCGCGCCGGGCTGTTCCTGGCCATGCAGTACCCCGTCGAGGTGCCCGGCGTGTCCATGTCCAACTTCCTGCGCACCTCGGTCACCTCCACCCGCGGCGAGGCCCCCAAGCTGCGCCACTGGGTCAAGGAGGTCAAGAGCGCGATGGCCGACCTGGACATCCAGCCCGAGTTCGCCGAGCGCTCCGTCAACGAGGGCTTCTCCGGTGGTGAGAAGAAGCGCCACGAGATCCTGCAGCTGGCGCTGCTCAAGCCGAAGATCGCGATCCTGGACGAGACCGACTCCGGCCTTGACGTGGACGCGCTGCGCATCGTCAGCGACGGCGTCAACCGCTACAAGGCCGACAACGACGGCGGCGTGCTGCTCATCACGCACTACACCCGCATCCTCAAGCACATCACGCCCGACTACGTGCACGTGTTCTCCGGTGGCCGCGTGGTGGAGTCCGGCGGTCCCGAGCTGGCCGACGAGCTGGAGACCAACGGCTACGTGCGGTTCACCAACGCCGACAAGGCCGAGGCGGCTGCGGTGCTGACGGCGAACCAGCAGGATGTGACGGTCTGA